The Halalkalibacter krulwichiae genome has a segment encoding these proteins:
- a CDS encoding M20/M25/M40 family metallo-hydrolase, translating into MEQLKWATPDQLRTLLCELVSWESRTFTEGECAFAYKVEEKLRELEYFNQHPQYLTLHDAGSGRNVVTALYKHQEAKETIVLISHFDTVQTEEYGDLEPYACQPEKLTARLHSRKNELPLDARTDLESGQYLFGRGTMDMKMGLALHMALLEKATVENWPINLLLATVPDEEVSSAGMRVCVKELVKMKETFDLSYVLFLNSEPSFSQKPGDEKRYIYTGTMGKIMPAALFYGKETHVGESLSGITANYIASYMTQLMEWNEAFREIDLGEATPLPVTLQQKDLQLQYSAQTPYRAAALYNVFLMKRSAADIMNVFEQVANEAANHCNKAYSELCKREHMQGVGSVKVLKYEELLVHAEKKYGEAFIANLKNEVEANIQWDEREKSIRLADKLMTQCQELAPAIILLFAPPYYPAVNSSTDPHIKKSVTLLQKVADTHQIEMNQIHYFNGICDLSYVNYQGTTQDWEVFERNTPVWGSCYSIPFEAMQELQAPVLNVGPFGKDAHKKTERLHIESAFIQTPVMLESLVKSLFQVVSA; encoded by the coding sequence ATGGAACAGTTAAAATGGGCGACTCCTGATCAGCTCAGGACTTTGTTGTGTGAGCTTGTGAGTTGGGAAAGTCGGACGTTCACAGAAGGCGAATGTGCTTTTGCCTATAAAGTTGAAGAAAAACTTAGGGAGCTCGAATACTTTAATCAACACCCGCAGTATCTCACGTTACACGATGCTGGCTCAGGTAGAAACGTCGTCACCGCCCTATATAAGCATCAAGAGGCGAAAGAGACCATTGTGTTAATCAGTCATTTTGATACGGTGCAAACGGAGGAATATGGGGACTTAGAGCCGTATGCATGCCAACCGGAAAAGCTGACTGCACGACTGCACAGTCGTAAAAACGAGCTACCTCTGGATGCACGCACCGACCTTGAATCGGGTCAGTATCTATTTGGCAGAGGAACAATGGATATGAAGATGGGCCTTGCCCTTCATATGGCATTATTGGAAAAAGCGACAGTTGAAAATTGGCCAATCAACCTGTTGCTTGCAACAGTTCCCGATGAGGAAGTAAGCTCAGCAGGAATGCGGGTGTGTGTTAAAGAATTGGTCAAAATGAAAGAGACCTTTGACCTTTCATACGTACTGTTTTTAAATAGCGAGCCGTCCTTTTCACAAAAGCCGGGTGACGAAAAGCGATATATTTACACGGGAACGATGGGGAAAATCATGCCTGCAGCATTGTTTTATGGCAAGGAAACCCATGTTGGCGAATCATTATCGGGAATAACTGCAAACTATATAGCCTCCTACATGACTCAGTTAATGGAGTGGAATGAGGCATTTCGTGAAATAGATCTTGGCGAAGCGACACCGCTACCAGTGACATTGCAGCAGAAAGATTTACAATTGCAGTATTCAGCACAAACTCCGTACAGGGCTGCCGCTTTGTATAACGTTTTTCTAATGAAACGCAGTGCTGCTGATATTATGAATGTGTTTGAACAAGTCGCAAACGAAGCGGCAAACCATTGTAACAAAGCTTATTCCGAGCTTTGCAAGCGCGAGCATATGCAAGGAGTCGGTTCGGTAAAAGTCCTGAAGTATGAAGAACTCCTCGTCCATGCTGAGAAAAAGTATGGAGAAGCCTTTATTGCGAACTTGAAAAATGAAGTTGAGGCCAATATTCAATGGGATGAACGTGAAAAATCGATACGGTTAGCAGATAAATTAATGACTCAATGCCAGGAATTAGCTCCTGCTATCATCCTGTTGTTTGCACCACCTTACTATCCTGCAGTCAATTCCTCCACCGATCCTCACATCAAGAAGTCTGTCACATTGCTGCAAAAAGTAGCTGATACACATCAGATTGAAATGAACCAAATTCATTATTTTAACGGAATCTGTGATTTAAGCTATGTGAACTACCAAGGCACAACACAAGATTGGGAAGTGTTTGAACGAAACACTCCGGTTTGGGGCAGTTGCTATAGCATTCCATTTGAAGCAATGCAAGAGCTACAAGCACCGGTACTCAATGTCGGTCCATTTGGAAAAGATGCCCACAAGAAAACCGAGCGTCTTCATATAGAGAGTGCTTTTATTCAAACACCGGTCATGCTTGAGAGCTTGGTAAAAAGCCTGTTTCAGGTTGTGTCAGCTTAA
- a CDS encoding dimethylarginine dimethylaminohydrolase family protein: protein MFKNVIVKKPGKSYVNGLTTSNLGKADYDLLLKQHAAYIEALKTCGVSVTELEASEEFPDSCFVEDAAVLTPEFAVITNPGADSRNGEIVEIEQTLKSFYNTFHYINAPGTLDGGDVLQVDDHFYIGISERTNEAGAKQLKDILEANSYQATIVPLKEFFHLKTGIAYLQNNLIVVAGEFVDHPDFEHYDKIVVSDSDEYSANCILVNDYVIIPKGYEETNRKINEAGYETIELEMSEFQKQDGGLSCLSLRF, encoded by the coding sequence ATGTTTAAAAATGTGATTGTGAAGAAGCCAGGAAAGAGCTATGTCAATGGTTTAACGACTTCTAATCTAGGAAAGGCAGATTATGATCTTTTGCTCAAGCAGCATGCGGCTTACATCGAGGCACTGAAAACTTGTGGCGTTAGTGTAACAGAACTTGAAGCGAGTGAGGAATTTCCAGACTCTTGTTTTGTTGAGGATGCAGCAGTGCTGACTCCTGAATTTGCGGTTATTACCAATCCAGGTGCTGATTCAAGGAATGGAGAAATTGTTGAGATTGAACAAACGCTTAAATCATTTTACAATACGTTCCATTATATCAACGCTCCAGGCACACTAGATGGTGGAGATGTTCTCCAAGTGGATGATCATTTTTACATTGGAATATCGGAACGAACAAATGAAGCAGGAGCTAAGCAGTTGAAAGACATTCTTGAAGCGAATTCGTATCAGGCGACAATCGTTCCATTAAAAGAGTTTTTCCATTTGAAAACAGGGATCGCATATTTACAGAATAACCTCATTGTCGTAGCTGGTGAGTTTGTTGATCATCCAGATTTTGAGCACTATGACAAAATTGTCGTGTCAGATTCGGATGAGTATTCAGCGAACTGTATTCTTGTGAATGACTACGTAATCATTCCAAAGGGCTATGAAGAAACAAATCGTAAAATTAACGAAGCGGGTTACGAAACGATTGAGCTTGAAATGTCAGAGTTCCAAAAACAAGATGGTGGGTTAAGTTGCTTGTCTTTACGTTTTTAG
- a CDS encoding dimethylarginine dimethylaminohydrolase family protein, whose translation MSYCSSMFQPMQHVIVKHPKQAFISQEHLSKQWKVFNYVEEPNLEEAISEYHNFLHILEQHVPHVEFLPQSSSVGLDSLYAHDPVKFTHAGAILLKSGKKARQPEVEVYREFLIERGIPIIGELQGDAVADGGDLVWLDDRTLAVGLGYRTNAEAIQQLKEMTAPYVDEFIVVQLPHDRGVEECLHLMSLISIVDHDLAVVYSPLMPVFFRNLLIERGFRLLEVTKEEYERLGSNVLALAPRICLVVAGNPLIKQQLVDAGATVFEYKGEEISYKGTGGPTCLTCPVVRINN comes from the coding sequence ATGTCATATTGTTCATCAATGTTTCAACCAATGCAGCATGTAATTGTTAAACATCCAAAGCAGGCATTTATCAGTCAAGAGCATTTATCAAAGCAGTGGAAGGTGTTTAATTATGTGGAAGAGCCGAATTTAGAGGAAGCGATATCTGAATATCACAACTTTCTTCACATCCTTGAACAACATGTTCCACACGTTGAATTTTTGCCGCAATCGTCATCCGTCGGACTTGATTCTTTATATGCACATGATCCAGTTAAATTTACACATGCAGGTGCGATTCTTTTAAAATCAGGGAAAAAAGCAAGACAGCCTGAGGTTGAGGTGTATAGGGAGTTTTTAATCGAACGCGGCATTCCTATTATCGGTGAACTTCAAGGGGATGCAGTCGCTGATGGCGGTGATCTGGTTTGGCTTGATGATCGCACTCTTGCTGTCGGTCTTGGGTATCGAACGAACGCGGAGGCGATCCAGCAGTTAAAAGAAATGACTGCTCCTTATGTCGACGAGTTTATCGTTGTTCAATTGCCACATGACAGAGGCGTTGAAGAGTGCTTGCATCTAATGTCGTTAATCAGCATCGTTGACCATGACCTAGCCGTTGTCTATTCTCCACTCATGCCAGTGTTTTTCAGAAATCTTTTAATCGAACGGGGTTTCCGGCTACTTGAAGTAACAAAAGAAGAGTATGAGCGCTTAGGCAGTAATGTACTTGCACTAGCTCCGCGTATTTGTCTTGTTGTGGCAGGCAATCCGCTTATAAAACAGCAGCTTGTTGATGCTGGTGCAACGGTCTTTGAGTATAAAGGTGAAGAGATTAGTTATAAAGGAACAGGTGGCCCGACTTGTTTAACATGTCCTGTTGTTCGAATAAATAATTAA
- a CDS encoding amidohydrolase, which translates to MNTTLVEIEKEVLSWRRHLHQHPELSYQEKETSDFIYQQLIQMSGLEVSRPTETSVVAVLKGMRKTGSNLTIAFRADMDALPIEEEAEIEYRSKNKGVMHACGHDAHTAMLLGAAKVLAAKKEDLSGEIRFVFQHAEEAFPGGASELVEKGIIDGVDYAFALHVSPYYEKGTICIREGAFCAAADDFEIKIIGSGGHASTPELTIDPLMIGAEITTNLQQIVARKISVLKAPVVSVTKFQCGSALNVIADTAELGGTIRSLNEESRVKARELLEQIVAGITAAHGASYEISWEYGYPAIVNDHQAVAFSREVGEAHFGKEHVVEIEEPMFGTEDFSAFSVRVPSSMQFIGVHNPQWGDAYPLHHPKFRVDEDSLIYGVKYFVGLAEQLASK; encoded by the coding sequence TTGAATACGACATTAGTAGAAATCGAGAAGGAAGTCTTATCATGGAGAAGACATTTGCATCAACACCCAGAGCTGTCTTATCAGGAGAAGGAGACGTCGGATTTTATTTACCAACAATTGATTCAGATGTCAGGGCTAGAAGTGAGTAGACCAACTGAAACGAGTGTGGTTGCTGTTTTAAAAGGAATGAGGAAGACAGGCTCAAACTTAACGATTGCGTTTCGGGCTGATATGGATGCTTTGCCAATTGAAGAAGAAGCCGAGATTGAATACCGATCTAAAAACAAAGGAGTTATGCATGCATGTGGGCATGATGCTCATACTGCGATGTTATTAGGGGCTGCGAAAGTGCTTGCTGCAAAAAAGGAGGATCTTAGTGGAGAAATTCGCTTTGTCTTCCAACATGCTGAAGAGGCTTTCCCTGGTGGAGCAAGTGAACTAGTGGAAAAAGGGATCATTGATGGCGTTGACTATGCCTTTGCGTTACATGTCAGTCCTTATTATGAAAAGGGGACTATCTGCATTCGTGAAGGGGCATTTTGTGCAGCGGCGGATGATTTTGAGATTAAGATAATCGGGAGTGGAGGACATGCGTCTACACCAGAATTAACGATAGATCCGTTGATGATAGGGGCTGAAATTACGACGAATTTGCAACAAATCGTCGCGCGAAAAATCTCTGTCTTAAAAGCTCCGGTAGTTTCTGTTACAAAGTTTCAATGTGGTTCTGCTTTGAATGTGATTGCCGATACAGCAGAGCTTGGAGGAACGATCCGATCGTTAAATGAAGAATCGCGTGTAAAGGCAAGAGAGTTGCTCGAGCAAATTGTTGCAGGGATAACGGCTGCACACGGGGCGAGCTATGAAATCAGTTGGGAATATGGCTATCCGGCGATCGTTAACGATCATCAAGCTGTTGCGTTTTCCCGTGAGGTTGGAGAAGCCCATTTTGGGAAAGAACATGTCGTGGAGATTGAGGAGCCGATGTTTGGGACAGAGGACTTTTCTGCTTTTTCTGTGCGTGTCCCTTCTTCGATGCAATTTATCGGTGTTCACAACCCGCAATGGGGCGATGCCTATCCTTTGCACCACCCTAAGTTTCGTGTTGATGAAGATAGTTTAATCTATGGGGTGAAATATTTTGTAGGCCTTGCCGAACAATTGGCTAGCAAGTAA
- a CDS encoding YfcC family protein, translating to MSNLPKNEMRAEPKLESPINKGINPFALMFFVIVAATILTYLVPAGQFERTEVDGRSVVDPESFQFVESSPVGLMDMFNSFHLGMIDGASIILFVFLFGGALGIMQATGALDSFIKFVAYRFGNREKILIPIMVLVFASLGALIGSAEDTLVYIAIIVPMTIALRFDAITGFAIVMLGTLATGFVAGITNPFNVGVAQTIAELPVYSGMGLRIAMFAVFFIVTVLYIYFHAVKVRKNPELGLYGKFERQTELVVDKDFKISGRHRLQLLILLVNFLVLVYGVIQLGWYISEIAGLFLFASIIMALIGRLSPNKIADSFISGTREMVAGALIIGFAQTILVVISNGGLLDTILYYSAAIVGQLPPTFNAVGMFIVQLFLNFIVPSGSGQAALTMPLMTPLADLVGVTRQTAVLAFQLGDGLSNMVIPTSGVLLAGLAIVGIPFTKWFKWVMPYFLIQVAVAIIFLIIAQSISYGPF from the coding sequence ATGAGTAATTTACCAAAGAACGAAATGAGAGCTGAGCCAAAGCTTGAATCACCAATTAACAAGGGAATTAATCCATTTGCTTTAATGTTTTTTGTTATTGTTGCTGCGACAATCTTAACGTACCTTGTTCCTGCAGGGCAATTTGAGAGGACGGAAGTCGATGGTCGAAGTGTTGTCGATCCTGAGTCGTTTCAGTTTGTTGAGTCGAGTCCAGTCGGTTTAATGGATATGTTCAATAGTTTTCATTTAGGGATGATTGATGGAGCATCAATTATATTATTTGTCTTCTTGTTTGGAGGAGCACTTGGGATTATGCAAGCCACTGGAGCGCTCGATTCATTTATTAAATTTGTTGCCTACCGTTTTGGCAATCGCGAGAAGATTTTGATTCCGATTATGGTGCTTGTGTTTGCTTCTTTAGGAGCATTAATTGGATCGGCTGAAGATACACTCGTCTATATTGCGATCATTGTACCAATGACGATTGCTTTGCGTTTTGATGCGATTACTGGTTTTGCAATTGTCATGTTAGGAACGCTTGCGACTGGATTTGTTGCAGGAATTACGAACCCATTTAATGTCGGGGTCGCGCAAACGATCGCAGAACTGCCTGTGTATTCAGGAATGGGTTTACGGATTGCGATGTTCGCCGTCTTCTTCATTGTGACTGTACTATATATATATTTTCATGCTGTAAAAGTAAGGAAAAATCCCGAATTAGGCTTGTATGGAAAATTTGAGCGTCAAACGGAGCTTGTCGTTGATAAAGATTTTAAAATAAGTGGAAGACATCGCCTGCAGTTGCTTATCTTACTCGTGAACTTTCTCGTCTTAGTTTATGGTGTAATTCAGTTAGGTTGGTACATTAGCGAGATTGCTGGTTTGTTCTTATTTGCGAGTATCATTATGGCATTAATTGGACGCTTATCTCCTAATAAAATCGCAGATAGTTTCATTTCTGGAACGAGAGAAATGGTTGCAGGCGCGTTAATTATTGGCTTCGCCCAAACGATTCTAGTCGTGATTTCAAATGGGGGATTGCTTGACACAATTTTATATTATTCAGCAGCCATAGTTGGTCAACTTCCTCCGACGTTTAATGCGGTTGGAATGTTCATTGTTCAATTATTTCTAAACTTCATCGTTCCTTCTGGGAGTGGGCAGGCTGCTTTGACAATGCCACTTATGACGCCACTTGCGGATTTAGTAGGAGTGACTAGGCAGACTGCGGTTCTGGCTTTCCAGTTAGGTGATGGGTTGTCAAATATGGTGATTCCGACATCAGGTGTTTTACTAGCGGGCTTAGCGATTGTTGGCATTCCTTTCACAAAGTGGTTTAAGTGGGTCATGCCGTACTTTTTGATTCAAGTTGCGGTTGCGATTATCTTTTTAATTATTGCTCAAAGCATTTCGTATGGACCTTTCTAA
- a CDS encoding IclR family transcriptional regulator has translation MQGIDRAMSVINVLRVHPDKSLSISELAKQCELPLSTMHRLLSSLLEHGLIQQEEETKKYHLGYLWLELGLQMYDTIDYVSKIRPELEALMQKVEENVYLSKPMQTDSLIIERIDSLSNNIRVYDQIGLRIPLHIGASNKVMVAHFPEEKATEIIHELVPEEEQAAFREQLTEIKQQGYAVSHGERTEGTSSVAAPIFNHFGEIHGAVSIGFVNYHLTDRRLDELLSAIIESGRKISLLLGYKG, from the coding sequence ATGCAAGGTATCGATAGAGCAATGAGTGTGATAAATGTCCTTCGGGTCCATCCTGATAAGTCTCTTTCCATTTCTGAATTAGCCAAGCAGTGCGAGCTCCCACTTAGCACGATGCACCGCTTACTCTCCTCTCTATTGGAGCACGGACTAATTCAACAAGAAGAAGAAACAAAGAAATACCACCTCGGCTATTTATGGCTTGAACTCGGATTGCAAATGTACGATACAATCGACTACGTAAGCAAAATCAGACCAGAGCTTGAAGCCCTCATGCAAAAGGTCGAAGAGAATGTCTATTTAAGCAAACCGATGCAAACCGACTCTCTCATCATTGAACGGATCGACAGCTTATCCAATAACATTCGCGTTTACGACCAAATCGGCTTACGAATCCCCCTACATATCGGAGCATCCAACAAAGTGATGGTCGCTCATTTTCCAGAGGAAAAAGCGACAGAGATCATTCACGAACTCGTGCCCGAAGAAGAACAAGCCGCTTTTAGAGAGCAATTAACAGAAATCAAACAACAAGGCTACGCCGTCAGTCACGGTGAACGAACAGAAGGAACCTCCTCTGTCGCGGCTCCCATCTTTAATCATTTTGGCGAAATTCATGGCGCAGTAAGCATCGGTTTTGTGAATTATCATTTAACCGATAGGCGGCTTGATGAGCTCCTTTCTGCAATTATTGAAAGTGGGCGGAAGATTTCGTTGTTGTTGGGGTATAAAGGGTAA
- a CDS encoding AbaSI family restriction endonuclease, producing MNKCDYLVKTFSRTKRKDYENYILTAIWHKIDNVNIKPVSQQYVKRKNGSHALMDLYFPQLHIGIEVDEAYHLGNQEADNLRMDDIISAVNEESIDDFVCLRIDATRTIDEIHHRINEVVSIIQEKEVKTPLRWLTYEEELDEIKQQDYLSIHDEVSFKDIKDIVNTVFGKNAKSYQRSWFRVLDHTWLWCPKLSIIVDGNTKSVANGWLNYLAEDWSYIDESHQDETIVEQRKANHLEEMNLNRKRAVFAKYKDNLGFNRYRFVGVFQSAGLSPEDENCVRYYRVEDRVRIVKDVQKIAKG from the coding sequence ATGAATAAATGTGATTATCTAGTAAAAACATTCTCAAGAACGAAAAGAAAAGATTACGAGAATTATATTTTAACGGCCATTTGGCATAAGATAGACAATGTGAATATAAAGCCGGTGAGTCAGCAATACGTGAAACGAAAAAATGGTAGCCATGCGTTAATGGATTTATATTTTCCACAGTTACATATTGGAATAGAGGTCGATGAAGCCTATCATTTGGGAAATCAAGAAGCAGACAACCTTCGAATGGATGACATTATTTCAGCTGTTAATGAAGAGTCGATTGACGACTTTGTCTGTCTTCGTATTGATGCAACTAGAACGATTGACGAAATCCATCACCGCATTAACGAAGTCGTGTCGATTATACAAGAGAAGGAAGTAAAAACGCCTTTAAGGTGGCTCACATATGAGGAAGAGCTCGATGAAATAAAACAACAAGACTATTTATCGATTCATGATGAAGTGTCTTTTAAGGACATTAAAGACATTGTCAATACGGTATTTGGCAAGAATGCAAAGAGCTATCAACGCAGTTGGTTTCGGGTGCTGGATCATACGTGGTTGTGGTGCCCAAAGTTGTCTATCATTGTCGATGGAAATACGAAATCTGTAGCTAACGGTTGGCTTAATTATTTGGCAGAGGATTGGTCCTATATTGACGAATCCCATCAGGATGAAACAATCGTAGAACAGAGAAAAGCAAACCACCTTGAAGAAATGAACTTGAATCGAAAAAGAGCGGTATTTGCGAAATACAAGGACAATCTCGGATTTAATCGCTATCGATTTGTTGGGGTTTTTCAAAGTGCGGGTCTTTCCCCTGAAGATGAAAATTGTGTGAGGTATTATCGTGTGGAGGATCGTGTGAGGATTGTGAAGGATGTGCAGAAGATTGCAAAGGGATGA
- a CDS encoding DUF4260 domain-containing protein → MNKILLHVEGAAVLILSLYLYSSFQFSWLLFFVLLLAPDISMIGYLINQKVGAILYNIVHTYSLAIFIIMSGVLISSSMLVAFGLILSAHIGMDRMLGYGLKYPSSFKDTHLGRV, encoded by the coding sequence ATGAATAAAATTTTATTGCATGTAGAGGGAGCAGCTGTCCTCATCCTAAGTCTTTATTTGTACTCATCCTTTCAATTTAGCTGGCTATTATTCTTTGTGCTGTTATTGGCACCAGATATCTCAATGATCGGCTATTTGATCAATCAGAAAGTAGGCGCTATTTTATATAACATAGTTCATACGTATAGCTTAGCGATTTTCATTATTATGAGTGGAGTGTTGATATCTAGCTCAATGTTAGTAGCATTTGGCCTTATTTTATCTGCTCATATAGGCATGGACAGAATGCTCGGATATGGTTTGAAGTATCCATCTAGTTTTAAAGATACGCATTTGGGGCGTGTATAA